From the Bradyrhizobium ontarionense genome, the window GGTTACGCCGCCTATGCGGCGGTCAAAGGCGCGGTCGAGGTGCTGACCCGTTACATGGCCAAGGAATTGGGTGACCGCGGTATCGCGGTCAACACGGTGGCCCCCGGCGCGATCGAAACCGATTTCGGCGGCGGGGTGGTTCGCGACAATGCCGAGATCAACAAGGTGTTTGCGGACATGACCGCGCTCGGCCGCGCCGGCCTGCCCGACGACATCGGGCCGATGATCGCGAGCCTGCTGTCTGAGGACAATCGCTGGGTCAACGCGCAGCGGATCGAAGTGTCAGGTGGACAGGGCATCTGAGACGAGCGAATCCGGGAGATCGCCCATGTCAGTTTCTGCAGGACCCGCCGGCACCATCGATCGGCTCTACGTGCTGGATGCCGGGCTCGCGGTCGCACCAGATCGATCGGCTTATACGCCGGGACAGTGGGAGGGCGAACAGGTCACGTTGAGCTGCAATGCCTACCTGATCCGTCGTGGCGGCGCCTGGATCATGTGGGATACCGGCATCGAGGATACGATCGCAGAGGAGGCCGGCGGCCGGATCATCGCCCACGGCATCAGGGGCGTCGTTGCGCGCCCGATCGTCCGCCAACTCGCCGATATCGGACTTGGGCCCGAGGACGTGACGACGGTCATTCTGTCCCATGCTCATTTCGACCATGTCGGCAATGCGCGGCTGTTCGGGCATGCCACGTGGCACATCCAGCGGGACGAGCATCGGGCGATGTTCGGCCCCGACTATCGACAGCATGGCTATGTGCCTTTGCTTTACGAATGCCTGAGGCAGGCAAAGGTCGAACTGATGGACGGAGACCATGACATGTTCGGTGATGGTTCGATCCGTGTGATCGCGACGTCCGGACATACGCCGGGGCACAGTTCGCTGCTGGTCCGCCTCGCGAATACCGGGCCGATCCTGCTGTCAGGCGATGTTGCGCATGACCGCTACAACATGGAGCATCGCCG encodes:
- a CDS encoding N-acyl homoserine lactonase family protein, giving the protein MSVSAGPAGTIDRLYVLDAGLAVAPDRSAYTPGQWEGEQVTLSCNAYLIRRGGAWIMWDTGIEDTIAEEAGGRIIAHGIRGVVARPIVRQLADIGLGPEDVTTVILSHAHFDHVGNARLFGHATWHIQRDEHRAMFGPDYRQHGYVPLLYECLRQAKVELMDGDHDMFGDGSIRVIATSGHTPGHSSLLVRLANTGPILLSGDVAHDRYNMEHRRVPTMNADAEETRRSMARVEAIVQAEGAQLWINHDIVQNATIVHAPSYFD